The proteins below are encoded in one region of Carettochelys insculpta isolate YL-2023 chromosome 14, ASM3395843v1, whole genome shotgun sequence:
- the LOC142020820 gene encoding borealin-2-like, whose amino-acid sequence MPPKRCGAAGNKRSGDSGVETGRVALSQEQKDQRISLFLRGFNQQAKENLQEMKKEIDSLMQTAEKAFRVELLKMPVAVRKMKRKDLLNLQGEDEAAVVAAAVVANDCSVEEIPNTRLVRNCSKKVKVTTIVEYEDEEKVPAKKASQKASKTKSLVSLTSGMHLKDNCGLSRSVCSTPNVRHIKALACDRTATNAKSAPQVSKRVGQMAVSRTVPMREKVQTMTLRSNSVPREKAVPFVNIPLADGKTLCSAGEDLRNINIELLNDDTVQHIHNLVSQLTVLCGKATVKPS is encoded by the exons ATGCCGCCGAAGAGGTGCGGGGCCGCGGGCAACAAGCGCAGCGGCGACTCCGGGGTGGAGACGGGCCGGGTCGcgctgagccaggagcagaaggaCCAGCGGATCAGCCTCTTTCTCCGGGGCTTCAACCAGCAGG ccAAAGAAAATCTtcaagaaatgaaaaaagaaattgaTTCGCTTATGCAAACAGCAGAGAAAGCATTTAGAGTGGAGTTATTGAAGATGCCAGTTGCTgtcagaaaaatgaaaagaaaagacttGCTTA ACCTTCAAGGAGAAGATGAAGCTGCTGTTGTAGCTGCCGCTGTTGTAGCA AATGACTGCTCTGTAGAGGAAATTCCAAATACCAGACTGGTGAGGAATTGCAGCAAAAAAG ttaaGGTAACTACAATTGTAGAATACGAAGATGAGGAGAAGGTGCCTGCCAAGAAAGCATCTCAAAAG gCATCTAAAACAAAATCACTTGTTTCATTAACTTCTGGCATGCATCTCAAAGACAACTGTGGTCTTTCTAG ATCTGTATGCTCTACTCCAAATGTGAGGCATATTAAGGCTCTTGCATGTGATCGCACTGCTACAAACGCTAAATCTGCTCCACAGGTTTCTAAAAG AGTAGGCCAAATGGCTGTCTCAAGAACTGTTCCTATGAGAGAGAAAGTCCAAACCATGACACTAAGAAGTAACTCAGTGCCTCGGGAAAAAGCGGTTCCATTTGTTAACATACCTCTGGCTGATGGAAAG ACTCTCTGTTCTGCTGGTGAAGATCTCCGTAACATCAATATTGAGTTGCTTAATGATGACAcagttcaacatattcataattTAGTG aGCCAGTTGACTGTTTTATGTGGAAAAGCAACAGTTAAACCAAGTTAA